Proteins found in one Xenopus laevis strain J_2021 chromosome 1L, Xenopus_laevis_v10.1, whole genome shotgun sequence genomic segment:
- the syt4.L gene encoding synaptotagmin 4 L homeolog, translating to MAPITSSRDAFDEIPSMVGLVSGFGLVFTVSLFSWICCQRKSTKSNTTPPYKFVHVLKGVDIYPESLNSKKKFGADEKTELAPKSLLSKTSLHLDLEKRDLNGNFPKANKVRSSPDLEDFSQPQLPEKDKDSISPESVKSSASILSVDKQDKLGTLFFSLEYNFEKKAFVVNIKEARSLPAMDEQSMTSDPYIKMTILPEKKHKVKTRVLRKTLDPAFDETFTFYGIPYSQVQDLVLHFIILSFDRFSRDDVIGEVCFPLSGIDLSDGRVLMNREINKRNVRKSTGRGELLISLCYQSTTNTLTVVVLKARHLPKVDVSGLSDPYVKVNLYHAKKRISKKKTHVKKCTPNAVFNELFVFDIPCEGLEDISVEFLVMDSDRGSKNEVIGRLSLGSSADGTGGEHWKEICEHPRRQIAKWHMLCDG from the exons ATGGCTCCAATCACAAGCAGCAGAGATGCTTTTG ATGAAATTCCTTCAATGGTTGGACTGGTCAGCGGGTTTGGACTTGTTTTTACTGTGTCTTTGTTCTCGTGGATTTGTTGCCAGCGTAAATCAACCAAATCCAACACAACGCCTCCATACAAGTTTGTCCATGTGTTGAAAGGTGTTGACATATACCCTGAGAGCCTAAACAGCAAAAAGAAATTCGGAGCCGACGAAAAAACAGAACTAGCTCCCAAATCTCTCCTCTCAAAGACTTCTCTGCATCTTGATCTTGAAAAAAGGgacttaaatggcaattttcctaAAGCCAATAAAGTCAGAAGCTCTCCAGACCTTGAGGATTTTTCGCAGCCTCAATTACCAGAAAAAGACAAAGATTCAATTTCTCCTGAAAGCGTCAAGTCCAGCGCTTCTATATTATCCGTAGACAAGCAAGATAAGCTAGGAaccctctttttctctctagAGTACAACTTTGAGAAAAAAGCATTTGTAGTGAACATCAAAGAAGCCAGATCCCTACCAGCAATGGATGAACAGTCCATGACGTCCGACCCCTATATAAAAATGACCATACTTCCTGAGAAGAAACATAAAGTTAAAACTAGAGTGCTCAGAAAGACTCTCGACCCAGCCTTTGAtgagacatttacattttatggaaTTCCTTACAGCCAGGTCCAAGATTTGGTTCTTCACTTTATCATCTTGAGCTTTGACAGATTCTCTAGGGATGATGTCATTGGTGAAGTCTGCTTCCCTCTATCGGGAATTGACCTGTCTGATGGCAGAGTGCTAATGAACCGGGAAATCAATAAAAGAAATGTCCGG AAATCAACAGGACGTGGAGAACTGCTAATCTCTCTTTGCTACCAGTCAACAACAAATACTTTAACTGTTGTGGTGCTTAAGGCTCGGCATTTACCAAAAGTTGACGTATCAGGATTATCAG aTCCTTATGTAAAAGTGAACCTTTATCATGCCAAGAAAAGAATTTCTAAGAAGAAAACTCATGTCAAGAAGTGCACCCCAAATGCAGTATTCAATGAATTGTTTGTCTTTGACATTCCTTGTGAGGGCCTGGAAGATATAAGTGTTGAGTTCCTTGTCATGGATTCAGACAGAGGATCAAAGAATGAGGTTATTGGTCGATTAAGTCTGGGGTCTTCTGCAGATGGAACAGGTGGCGAGCACTGGAAAGAAATCTGTGAACATCCCCGGAGGCAAATTGCCAAGTGGCATATGTTGTGCGATGGTTAG